One Acutalibacter muris DNA window includes the following coding sequences:
- a CDS encoding PrgI family protein: MAYVSVPKDLTHVKSKMLFGLTKRQIVCFGAALLMGLPLFFMLRGSVPTSAAALVMIFAMLPGLLFGLCEKHGQPLEVVIGQIIRNRFTMPKARPYQTNNLYAVLERQRQMEMEVKAVVQKAKRRQAGKAVPRRKAGDTSHYQKV; this comes from the coding sequence ATGGCCTATGTGTCCGTCCCCAAGGACTTGACCCATGTAAAAAGCAAGATGCTGTTCGGCCTGACGAAACGGCAGATCGTATGCTTCGGCGCGGCGCTCCTGATGGGCTTGCCGCTCTTTTTTATGCTCCGGGGCAGCGTCCCCACCAGCGCCGCCGCCCTGGTGATGATCTTCGCCATGCTCCCTGGCCTGCTGTTCGGGCTGTGCGAGAAGCACGGCCAGCCGTTGGAGGTGGTGATCGGGCAGATCATCCGCAACCGCTTCACCATGCCCAAGGCGCGGCCCTATCAGACCAATAACCTTTACGCCGTGTTGGAGCGGCAGCGTCAAATGGAAATGGAGGTGAAAGCGGTTGTCCAGAAAGCAAAACGGCGGCAGGCCGGTAAAGCTGTCCCGCGCCGAAAAGCGGGAGATACAAGCCATTATCAGAAAGTATAA
- a CDS encoding plasmid mobilization protein, which yields MANRKRKIVLRVPVTAEEQALIQQKMALLHTANFSAYARKMLIDGYIVNVDTSDIRAQTAEIQKIGVNVNQIARRVNSTGTVYAQDMEDIKGALAEIWQLQRYILSSQR from the coding sequence ATGGCGAACAGGAAGCGGAAGATCGTGCTGCGTGTTCCGGTGACGGCGGAGGAACAGGCGTTGATACAGCAGAAGATGGCCCTGCTCCATACGGCCAATTTTTCGGCCTATGCCCGGAAGATGCTCATTGACGGCTATATCGTCAACGTGGACACCAGCGACATCCGGGCGCAGACGGCGGAGATACAGAAGATCGGCGTTAATGTCAATCAGATCGCCCGCAGGGTGAACAGCACCGGCACAGTGTACGCGCAGGACATGGAGGACATCAAGGGGGCGCTGGCGGAGATATGGCAGTTACAAAGATACATCCTATCAAGTCAACGCTGA
- a CDS encoding transposon-transfer assisting family protein, producing the protein MVHFTVEEENLVCVYYKADRHRTMGRMTAALPDMDRDMQALARQTIRKLEAMTDADFEEMRFLFTDE; encoded by the coding sequence ATGGTACATTTCACGGTTGAGGAAGAAAACCTGGTCTGTGTCTACTACAAGGCCGACCGGCACAGGACGATGGGCCGCATGACCGCCGCCCTCCCCGATATGGACAGGGATATGCAGGCGTTGGCCCGGCAGACGATCAGGAAGTTGGAGGCCATGACGGATGCCGACTTTGAGGAAATGCGCTTTCTCTTTACGGACGAGTAA
- a CDS encoding VirB4-like conjugal transfer ATPase, CD1110 family, which translates to MSRKQNGGRPVKLSRAEKREIQAIIRKYKGDGKPHTAQESIPYEVMYQDGVCRLNQRSFSKCIGFSDTNYQLAQPDDRTATFEYLCDLYNYVDASIHVQFSFVNRRTDPAQYARSFEIAPQGDDFDDIRAEYTGILQRQLTRGNNGIVKTKYLTFTVEADTLKAARARLERIETDLLGYFKMMGAAAHVLDGAERLEVLHGVFHPDGELFRFDWKWLPTAGLSTKDFIAPSSLRFGNSRVFGISGKYGAVSFLQILAPELSDEMLADFLNTENGIVVNLHVQAIEQTEAIKRVKRKITDLDAMKIQEQKKAVRSGYDMDILPSDLAIYGTDAKQLLSKLQTRNERLFMVTFLVLNMADTQRKLSNEVFRAAGVAQKYNCALVRLDDQQEQGLMASLPLGQNHINIQRGLTTSSAAIFVPFVTQELFQGGGAMYYGVNAKTHNMIMLDRKLARCPNGLKLGTPGSGKSMSCKSEIVSVFLTTPDDIFVCDPEAEYFPLVQRLHGQVIKLSPTSKDYVNPLDINLNYSEDENPLALKSDFVLSFCELVMGGKNGLEPIEKTVIDRAVQVIYRPYLADPSPEKMPVLSDLHAALTAQHIPEADRVAQALDLYVSGSLNVFNHRTNVDIENRLVCFDIKDLGKQLKKLGMLIVQDQIWGRVTANRREGRATWYFADEFHLLLKEEQTAAYSAEIWKRFRKWGGIPTGATQNVKDLLSSPEIENILENSDFITLLNQASGDRKILAERLNLSPDHQKYIDNSEPGAGLLIFENVILPFTNPIPGNTELYKIMTTRLSEVVEGGA; encoded by the coding sequence TTGTCCAGAAAGCAAAACGGCGGCAGGCCGGTAAAGCTGTCCCGCGCCGAAAAGCGGGAGATACAAGCCATTATCAGAAAGTATAAGGGCGACGGCAAGCCCCATACCGCCCAAGAGAGCATCCCCTATGAGGTCATGTATCAGGACGGCGTTTGCAGGCTGAACCAGCGTTCTTTCTCCAAGTGCATCGGGTTCTCCGATACCAATTACCAGCTTGCCCAGCCGGACGACCGCACGGCCACCTTTGAATACCTGTGCGACCTCTATAACTATGTGGACGCCTCCATCCATGTCCAGTTCTCCTTTGTCAACCGCAGGACAGACCCGGCGCAGTACGCCCGCAGCTTCGAGATCGCCCCGCAGGGGGACGACTTCGACGACATCCGGGCCGAGTACACCGGCATCTTACAGCGGCAGTTGACAAGGGGCAACAACGGCATCGTCAAGACCAAGTACCTGACGTTCACCGTTGAGGCGGACACTCTGAAAGCGGCGCGGGCGAGGCTGGAACGCATTGAAACCGACCTGCTGGGCTATTTCAAGATGATGGGAGCCGCCGCCCATGTGCTGGACGGGGCCGAACGGCTGGAAGTGCTGCACGGCGTTTTCCACCCGGACGGCGAATTGTTCCGCTTCGACTGGAAGTGGCTTCCCACAGCGGGGCTGTCCACCAAGGACTTCATCGCTCCGTCCTCTCTCCGCTTCGGGAACAGCCGGGTATTCGGCATCAGCGGCAAGTACGGGGCGGTGAGCTTCCTGCAAATCCTGGCCCCGGAGCTGTCCGATGAAATGCTGGCGGATTTCCTCAACACGGAAAACGGCATCGTCGTCAACCTCCATGTGCAGGCCATTGAGCAGACCGAGGCCATCAAGCGGGTCAAGCGGAAGATCACCGACCTGGACGCCATGAAGATACAGGAGCAGAAAAAGGCGGTGCGCTCCGGCTACGACATGGACATCCTGCCCTCCGACCTCGCCATCTACGGCACAGACGCAAAACAGCTTCTTTCCAAGCTGCAAACCCGGAACGAGCGCCTTTTCATGGTGACGTTCCTTGTCCTGAACATGGCCGACACCCAGCGGAAGTTGAGCAACGAGGTATTCCGGGCCGCTGGCGTGGCGCAGAAGTATAACTGCGCCCTGGTGCGGCTGGACGACCAGCAGGAGCAGGGCCTAATGGCCTCCCTCCCCCTGGGGCAGAACCATATCAACATCCAGCGGGGCCTTACCACGTCCAGCGCCGCCATCTTCGTCCCGTTCGTCACGCAGGAGCTCTTTCAGGGCGGCGGGGCCATGTACTACGGCGTCAACGCCAAGACCCACAACATGATAATGCTGGACAGAAAACTTGCACGTTGTCCTAACGGGCTAAAGCTGGGTACGCCGGGAAGCGGCAAGTCCATGTCCTGCAAGTCCGAGATCGTCAGCGTGTTCCTTACCACCCCGGACGATATTTTTGTCTGCGACCCGGAGGCCGAGTATTTTCCCCTGGTACAGCGGCTTCACGGGCAGGTTATCAAGCTGTCCCCCACCAGCAAGGACTATGTGAACCCGCTGGACATCAACCTGAATTACAGCGAGGACGAAAACCCGCTGGCGCTGAAAAGCGACTTCGTGCTGTCGTTCTGCGAGCTGGTGATGGGCGGCAAGAACGGTTTGGAGCCTATCGAAAAGACGGTGATCGACCGGGCCGTGCAGGTGATCTACCGGCCCTACCTGGCAGACCCCTCCCCGGAGAAAATGCCCGTCCTCTCCGACCTCCACGCCGCCCTGACCGCCCAGCACATCCCGGAGGCCGACCGGGTGGCGCAGGCCCTTGACCTCTATGTGTCCGGCAGCCTCAACGTCTTTAACCACCGTACCAATGTGGACATTGAAAACCGGCTTGTGTGCTTCGACATCAAGGATTTGGGGAAACAGCTCAAAAAGCTGGGGATGCTCATTGTCCAAGATCAGATTTGGGGCCGTGTCACCGCCAACCGCAGGGAGGGCCGCGCCACCTGGTACTTTGCCGACGAGTTCCATTTGCTTCTGAAAGAGGAACAGACGGCGGCGTATTCCGCTGAAATCTGGAAGCGTTTTCGTAAATGGGGCGGTATTCCGACCGGGGCCACGCAGAACGTGAAAGACCTGCTTTCCTCCCCGGAGATCGAAAATATCCTGGAAAACAGCGACTTCATTACCCTGCTCAATCAGGCCAGCGGCGACCGCAAGATTTTGGCCGAGCGGCTGAATTTGTCCCCCGACCACCAGAAATACATCGACAACTCCGAGCCGGGGGCCGGGCTTCTGATCTTCGAGAACGTGATCTTACCCTTTACCAACCCTATCCCCGGCAATACCGAGCTGTATAAAATTATGACGACCCGGCTTTCCGAGGTGGTGGAGGGCGGCGCATGA
- a CDS encoding relaxase/mobilization nuclease domain-containing protein, which translates to MAVTKIHPIKSTLKKALDYIENPDKTDGKMLVSSFGCSYETADIEFEMLLAQAIQKGNNLAHHLIQSFAPGEATPEQAHEIGKRLADEVLQGKYPYVLTTHIDKGHVHNHIIFCAVDMVNCRKYVSNKQSYSFIRRTSDRLCREQGLSVVKPGQNRGQSYAEWDAQRRGRSWKAKLKIAIDAAIPQAKDFDDFLRLMERQGYEIKQGKFVSFRAPGQERFTRCKTLGEAYTEEAITERIQGRAIATRKPKARKGISLRIDIENSIKAQQSAGYTRWAKIHNLQQAAKTMNFLTEHGIDAYPDLESRVAEISAASEEAAAALKTAERRLGEMAVLIKNVTTYKQTRPVAVEYRRAADKARFRQEHESALILYKAAGRALRESGVTKLPDLAALKTEYARLSEEKERLYARYGEVKKELKEYGIIKQNVDGILRVTPRQQERKQEL; encoded by the coding sequence ATGGCAGTTACAAAGATACATCCTATCAAGTCAACGCTGAAAAAGGCTCTTGACTACATCGAGAACCCGGACAAGACGGACGGGAAAATGCTGGTGTCCTCCTTTGGTTGCTCCTATGAAACGGCGGACATAGAATTTGAAATGCTGCTTGCCCAGGCCATCCAGAAAGGCAACAATCTGGCGCACCACCTGATACAGTCCTTTGCTCCCGGCGAGGCCACGCCGGAGCAGGCCCACGAGATTGGGAAGCGGCTAGCCGACGAGGTTTTGCAGGGCAAGTACCCCTATGTGCTGACAACGCACATCGACAAGGGCCATGTCCATAATCACATCATTTTCTGCGCCGTGGACATGGTGAACTGCCGGAAGTATGTTTCCAACAAGCAAAGCTATTCTTTCATCCGGCGCACCAGCGACCGGCTGTGCCGGGAACAAGGGCTGTCCGTGGTGAAGCCGGGCCAGAACAGGGGCCAGTCCTATGCCGAGTGGGACGCCCAGCGGCGGGGCCGGAGCTGGAAAGCGAAGCTGAAAATCGCCATCGACGCCGCCATCCCCCAGGCCAAGGATTTTGACGACTTCCTGCGGCTCATGGAGAGGCAGGGCTATGAAATCAAGCAAGGGAAATTCGTGTCGTTTCGCGCCCCCGGCCAGGAGCGGTTTACCAGGTGCAAGACGCTGGGCGAAGCCTACACCGAGGAAGCGATTACCGAGCGCATCCAGGGCCGGGCCATCGCTACCCGGAAGCCGAAAGCCCGCAAGGGTATTTCCCTGCGTATCGACATTGAGAACAGCATCAAAGCCCAGCAATCGGCGGGCTATACGCGGTGGGCGAAGATACACAATTTACAGCAGGCGGCAAAGACCATGAACTTCCTGACCGAGCATGGCATCGACGCTTATCCTGATCTGGAAAGCCGGGTGGCGGAGATCAGCGCCGCCAGCGAGGAAGCCGCCGCCGCACTGAAAACGGCGGAGCGGCGTTTGGGAGAAATGGCCGTGCTGATAAAGAACGTCACCACCTACAAGCAGACCCGGCCCGTGGCGGTGGAGTATCGCCGGGCGGCGGACAAGGCCCGGTTCCGGCAGGAGCATGAAAGCGCCCTGATATTGTACAAGGCGGCGGGCCGTGCCTTGCGGGAGAGCGGCGTGACGAAACTGCCCGATCTGGCTGCTCTGAAAACGGAGTATGCCCGGTTGTCGGAGGAAAAGGAACGGCTGTACGCCAGGTACGGCGAAGTGAAAAAGGAACTGAAAGAGTACGGCATCATCAAGCAGAATGTGGACGGGATTTTGCGGGTGACGCCCCGGCAACAGGAAAGGAAGCAAGAACTGTGA
- a CDS encoding DNA cytosine methyltransferase: MRQFTLASLFDGIGGFPYAASFYNITSLWASEIVPACVSVTRKHFPNMAHAGDVTQLHGGKLPPVDIVTFGSPCQGLSMAGQRRGLADERSGLFMEAIRIIDEMREATHGEYPRFALFENVPGALSSAGGRDFAAVLQAFTMGKIPMPYSGRWANAGMVRGGGVDLAWCVYDAQYFGTAQRRRRLFLVCDFAGKCAGEILFVPKSLRGYFEAGGTPRQGLAAFAESGPDTAGRAVDILNDQGGASLTVERSGISPTLRSQTHGNLPVVAAGFDLQEITSKTNRSTLRPVQPTLCETGQPHVLTMATGQANAEVLADIAPTLNCNHEQPLLVHPQIAGTLCASGAGLSRPAGMGSETDFCITSYADLIVRRLTPLECERLQSFPDFWTEQGGGRSISDTSRYQMLGNSIAVPCVAYIMQGIYHALERRN, translated from the coding sequence TTGAGGCAGTTTACATTAGCATCACTCTTTGACGGCATAGGGGGCTTTCCCTACGCCGCTTCTTTTTACAATATCACGTCCCTGTGGGCAAGCGAGATCGTCCCGGCCTGCGTGTCGGTGACGCGGAAGCACTTCCCGAACATGGCCCACGCCGGGGACGTGACCCAGCTCCACGGCGGAAAACTCCCGCCTGTGGACATCGTGACATTCGGCAGCCCGTGTCAGGGGCTTTCGATGGCGGGCCAGCGCCGGGGGCTGGCGGACGAGCGCAGCGGCCTTTTCATGGAGGCCATACGGATAATTGATGAAATGAGGGAGGCGACACATGGCGAATATCCAAGGTTCGCGCTGTTCGAGAACGTCCCCGGCGCTTTGTCGTCCGCAGGAGGACGTGATTTTGCGGCTGTGCTGCAAGCGTTCACAATGGGCAAAATTCCAATGCCTTATTCTGGACGGTGGGCAAACGCCGGGATGGTACGAGGCGGAGGCGTTGATCTCGCTTGGTGCGTGTACGACGCCCAATATTTCGGCACAGCACAGCGGCGCAGGCGCCTGTTTCTTGTCTGCGATTTTGCAGGAAAATGTGCCGGAGAAATACTCTTTGTCCCCAAAAGCCTGCGCGGGTATTTTGAGGCGGGCGGAACGCCGCGGCAAGGACTTGCCGCCTTTGCTGAAAGCGGCCCTGATACAGCAGGCCGGGCCGTTGATATTCTGAACGACCAAGGCGGGGCGTCGCTGACAGTGGAGCGTTCCGGCATATCCCCCACCCTCCGCAGCCAGACCCACGGCAATCTGCCAGTGGTGGCCGCTGGCTTTGACTTACAGGAGATCACCAGCAAGACCAACCGCTCCACCCTGCGGCCCGTCCAGCCTACCCTATGCGAAACGGGACAGCCCCATGTGCTGACGATGGCAACGGGGCAGGCCAACGCGGAAGTGCTGGCGGACATCGCCCCCACCCTCAACTGCAACCATGAACAGCCCCTTTTGGTACATCCGCAGATCGCCGGGACGCTGTGCGCCTCCGGCGCTGGCCTCTCCCGGCCCGCTGGCATGGGGAGCGAAACCGACTTCTGTATCACCAGCTACGCCGACCTGATCGTGCGCCGCCTGACACCCCTGGAATGTGAGCGTTTGCAGAGCTTCCCGGACTTCTGGACGGAGCAGGGCGGCGGGCGGAGTATCAGCGACACCAGCCGCTACCAAATGCTGGGAAATTCTATCGCCGTCCCCTGCGTGGCCTACATCATGCAGGGCATCTATCACGCTCTGGAAAGGAGGAATTGA
- a CDS encoding DUF7768 domain-containing protein, with translation MKRPLAYITAAWYGGDTENAELAAQYCRAVYDAGFAPICPALFLPLFLNDAVPEEHKSSIDIGRDLLRRSRVLVVCGHTVTESMKNDIAVAQRLGITATTLEGILTVKGQGRR, from the coding sequence ATGAAACGACCCCTTGCTTACATCACCGCCGCTTGGTATGGCGGCGACACGGAAAATGCGGAGCTGGCCGCGCAGTACTGCCGGGCGGTCTACGATGCGGGCTTTGCCCCTATCTGCCCGGCCTTGTTCCTGCCCCTTTTCCTCAATGACGCGGTTCCCGAGGAGCACAAGAGCAGCATTGACATTGGCCGCGACCTGCTCCGGCGCTCCCGGGTGCTGGTGGTGTGCGGGCATACCGTCACCGAGTCCATGAAGAACGACATCGCCGTGGCCCAGCGGCTGGGCATCACCGCCACCACCCTTGAGGGCATTTTGACCGTCAAGGGACAGGGCCGCCGCTGA
- a CDS encoding antirestriction protein ArdA, translating to MAALFEAYITNLGKYNEGELVGETLKFPTSPQAVEALLKNIGVDGIRYEEFFITSFDGDVLGLYDYLGEYENLDELNHLACLLSELPQSEIEKFEAALHMGAHTSSVADIINLAENLDCFEFYPDIESEEDLGRCYAEDLPIPAELKDYFDYEAYGRDISINEGGHLAPGGYIVQTGDIKEVYHGIEDIPKEHKVFALPRLSIREQMAAYKEVIDRSSLAAERKHPETNREER from the coding sequence GTGGCCGCGCTGTTCGAGGCGTACATCACCAATCTGGGGAAATACAACGAGGGCGAGCTGGTGGGGGAAACGCTGAAATTCCCCACCAGCCCCCAGGCGGTGGAGGCGCTGTTAAAGAATATCGGCGTGGACGGCATACGCTACGAGGAATTTTTCATCACCAGCTTTGACGGCGATGTGCTGGGGCTCTATGACTATCTGGGCGAGTATGAAAATCTGGACGAGCTGAACCATCTGGCCTGCCTGCTCTCGGAGCTCCCCCAAAGCGAGATTGAAAAATTCGAGGCCGCGCTCCATATGGGGGCGCATACCTCCAGCGTGGCGGACATCATCAACCTTGCGGAAAATCTGGACTGCTTTGAATTTTACCCGGATATTGAAAGCGAGGAAGATTTGGGCCGCTGCTATGCAGAGGACTTGCCGATACCCGCCGAGCTGAAAGACTACTTTGACTATGAGGCATACGGGCGGGACATATCCATCAATGAGGGCGGCCACCTTGCCCCCGGCGGCTATATCGTCCAGACTGGCGATATTAAGGAAGTCTACCACGGGATAGAGGATATTCCCAAGGAGCACAAGGTTTTTGCCCTCCCCCGGCTCTCCATCCGGGAGCAGATGGCTGCCTACAAGGAAGTGATTGACCGTTCCTCTCTGGCGGCTGAACGCAAGCACCCGGAAACAAACCGGGAGGAGCGGTGA
- a CDS encoding cysteine-rich VLP domain-containing protein, whose product MSIPKMNYPQYRKARRLTRECCNNVGGNCLLLDDGEECICVQSISYSLLCRWFRVAVLPLDAVLCAEITKGHDYLKRCCECGASFTPKSNRAKYCPICAKKMRHRQEAERQRKRYHRSK is encoded by the coding sequence GTGAGCATACCGAAGATGAACTATCCGCAGTACCGCAAGGCCCGGAGGCTAACGCGGGAGTGCTGCAACAATGTGGGCGGCAACTGCCTCCTGCTGGACGATGGGGAGGAATGTATCTGCGTTCAGAGTATTTCCTACTCCCTGCTGTGCCGCTGGTTCCGGGTGGCTGTCCTCCCGCTGGACGCTGTTCTGTGCGCCGAGATCACAAAGGGCCACGATTATTTGAAACGGTGCTGTGAGTGCGGGGCCAGCTTCACGCCGAAGTCCAACCGGGCGAAATACTGCCCCATCTGCGCCAAGAAAATGCGCCACCGCCAGGAGGCCGAGCGGCAGAGGAAAAGATACCATCGGTCAAAATAA
- a CDS encoding PcfB family protein, with amino-acid sequence MIDEDVSRRTIALSIRTGKLSARVLAYALRAAGRKIQKEHRAHQTPHGRQSVKKLMAHGAATNSIELTGAPKEFDRVARKWNVDYAFYKTGPDKYLLFFKSGQADAITACFSEYSRRVLDKARTDRVPIREQLRRAAAEILHNPAHKKDRVKEAAHEDR; translated from the coding sequence TTGATTGACGAGGATGTTTCCCGGCGCACGATAGCACTTTCTATCAGAACGGGAAAACTTTCGGCCCGGGTGCTGGCCTATGCGCTCCGGGCGGCTGGCCGGAAGATACAAAAGGAGCACCGGGCCCACCAGACGCCCCACGGCAGGCAGTCCGTGAAAAAGCTCATGGCCCACGGCGCGGCCACGAACAGTATCGAGCTCACCGGGGCCCCAAAAGAATTTGACCGGGTGGCCCGGAAGTGGAATGTTGACTATGCCTTTTACAAGACCGGGCCGGACAAGTATCTGCTGTTCTTCAAGAGCGGGCAGGCGGACGCAATCACCGCTTGTTTCTCGGAATACTCCCGCCGGGTGCTGGATAAGGCAAGGACTGACCGCGTACCCATCCGGGAACAGCTCAGACGGGCCGCCGCCGAGATACTGCATAACCCCGCCCACAAGAAAGACCGCGTAAAGGAGGCCGCCCATGAGGACAGATAA
- a CDS encoding protein kinase family protein — protein MARVELYYTIPIFKPLTSVTVSHSQNELSFSLKQIGTGSYANVFKYRDTFYNRNFVVKRAKKDLNDKELARFMREFEVMRDFSSPYILEVFCYNSDKNEYIMEYMDYTLDEYISKYNASLSMQQRRGIVQQILRAFDYIHAKGHLHRDISPKNILVKEYDDIVVIKIADFGLVKIPDSSFTSVNTEFKGYFNDPALVVEGFNSYNILHETYALTRIVFYVMTGRTNVDRIKDRTLYEFVQKGLSADKQKRFQSVAEISAAFRRV, from the coding sequence ATGGCGCGGGTAGAATTGTACTATACCATTCCAATTTTTAAACCATTAACAAGTGTGACAGTTTCCCATAGCCAAAATGAGCTGTCATTCAGTCTAAAGCAAATCGGAACTGGTTCTTACGCAAATGTATTCAAATATAGAGATACATTTTATAACCGGAATTTTGTTGTAAAACGGGCTAAAAAAGACCTTAATGATAAGGAGTTAGCGCGTTTTATGAGGGAGTTTGAGGTAATGCGTGATTTTTCATCCCCCTATATCCTTGAAGTGTTTTGTTACAATTCAGACAAAAACGAGTACATTATGGAATATATGGATTATACTTTAGATGAGTATATTTCCAAGTACAACGCATCTTTGTCCATGCAACAGCGGAGAGGAATAGTGCAACAGATTTTGCGAGCATTTGACTATATTCATGCTAAAGGGCATTTGCATAGAGATATAAGTCCTAAAAATATTCTGGTGAAAGAATATGATGATATAGTGGTAATAAAAATTGCGGATTTTGGCCTTGTAAAAATTCCCGATAGCTCGTTTACAAGCGTAAATACAGAATTTAAGGGATATTTCAATGATCCTGCCCTTGTGGTTGAGGGATTTAATTCGTACAATATTTTACATGAAACTTATGCACTTACGCGAATTGTGTTCTATGTAATGACCGGACGGACAAATGTAGATCGCATCAAAGATAGAACATTATATGAATTTGTTCAAAAAGGCTTAAGTGCAGATAAGCAAAAGCGGTTTCAGAGTGTTGCTGAAATATCGGCAGCCTTTCGGAGAGTATAA
- a CDS encoding ParB/RepB/Spo0J family partition protein, which yields MADEKLNVSPEENPQPSLFDTGPADAPAPETSAPEPPAPENIPEQAAVDAPAQDAPAGAPGEVSVSADQIEKLMAEQRAAERAEVEKNEPPEPEQPPTPAPEEKAAGEKAPAPEDKPKGRRGRKPKEEKAEPGKPGGTGARRGRPAKADKAATDRPPSPPRDKMSQSKGGKAATVKGKEEAPAAPAPEAPPQPRDATRAEKEEIVYLNLSELFPFKDHPFGVRDDAEMKGLVESVKDNGVHQPALVRPREGGGYEIIAGHRRQRASELAGFANMPCIVRNMTDGEAILAMTDDNLRHREKILPMEKAQSLKMQVEAISHQGTKMEGVTAGDVGKRSTEIVGERNGMNYKQVQRYIRLTELVPELQSMVNEKKLSFTPAVEISFIKPKNQRFIAVSIEGEQASPSLSQAQELRKLDKDGKLNGDVIDGILSREKKEVDKVIISAAELNKYFGKDATPREMKDQIMSLLAEWKEKQPPERTAPEKKTDREK from the coding sequence ATGGCAGACGAAAAATTAAACGTGAGCCCGGAGGAAAATCCCCAGCCCAGCTTGTTCGATACTGGCCCGGCGGATGCTCCTGCCCCGGAAACATCCGCGCCGGAGCCCCCGGCCCCGGAGAACATTCCCGAGCAGGCCGCCGTGGATGCGCCCGCCCAGGATGCCCCGGCTGGGGCTCCCGGCGAGGTGAGTGTATCCGCTGACCAGATTGAAAAGCTCATGGCAGAACAGCGGGCGGCGGAACGTGCGGAAGTGGAAAAGAACGAGCCGCCTGAACCGGAACAGCCGCCTACCCCGGCCCCGGAGGAAAAGGCCGCCGGGGAAAAGGCCCCCGCCCCGGAGGATAAGCCCAAGGGCAGGCGGGGCCGCAAGCCCAAGGAAGAAAAAGCGGAGCCCGGCAAGCCGGGAGGGACGGGGGCCCGCCGTGGCCGCCCGGCCAAGGCTGACAAGGCGGCCACGGACAGGCCCCCGTCCCCACCTCGAGACAAAATGTCCCAAAGCAAGGGCGGAAAGGCCGCCACGGTAAAGGGCAAGGAAGAGGCCCCCGCCGCTCCTGCGCCGGAAGCGCCGCCCCAGCCCCGTGACGCGACCCGCGCCGAAAAGGAAGAGATTGTTTACCTCAACCTCTCGGAGCTGTTCCCGTTCAAAGACCATCCCTTTGGTGTGCGGGACGATGCGGAAATGAAAGGGCTTGTGGAGTCGGTCAAGGACAACGGCGTACATCAGCCCGCGCTGGTGCGTCCCCGCGAGGGCGGCGGCTATGAAATCATCGCGGGCCACCGCCGCCAGCGGGCCAGTGAGCTGGCCGGGTTCGCAAATATGCCTTGTATCGTCCGCAACATGACGGATGGCGAGGCCATCCTTGCGATGACAGACGACAACCTGCGCCACCGGGAAAAGATTCTGCCGATGGAAAAGGCCCAGTCGCTGAAAATGCAGGTGGAGGCCATCAGCCATCAAGGGACGAAGATGGAGGGCGTGACCGCCGGGGACGTTGGAAAACGCTCCACGGAAATCGTGGGGGAGCGGAACGGCATGAACTACAAGCAGGTACAGCGGTATATCCGGCTGACCGAGCTTGTGCCGGAGCTCCAGTCTATGGTGAACGAGAAAAAGCTGTCTTTCACCCCCGCCGTGGAAATCTCGTTCATCAAGCCCAAAAACCAGAGGTTTATCGCCGTTTCCATTGAGGGCGAGCAGGCATCCCCCTCGCTCTCCCAGGCCCAGGAGCTCCGCAAGCTGGATAAGGACGGGAAACTGAACGGCGATGTAATTGACGGCATTTTGAGCCGTGAAAAAAAGGAGGTAGACAAAGTGATTATTTCCGCCGCTGAATTGAACAAGTATTTCGGCAAGGACGCCACGCCCCGGGAAATGAAAGACCAGATTATGTCCCTGCTGGCCGAATGGAAAGAGAAACAGCCCCCGGAGCGCACCGCCCCGGAGAAAAAGACCGACCGGGAAAAGTAA